One window from the genome of Eublepharis macularius isolate TG4126 chromosome 15, MPM_Emac_v1.0, whole genome shotgun sequence encodes:
- the LOC129343358 gene encoding interferon alpha-inducible protein 27-like protein 2A, whose protein sequence is MLYKIGLGAAAGLAVATLGIPVAVGMLGFKGAGIAAGSAAAKVMSAAAIANGGGAAAGGAVATLQSVGAAGLSVATKAAITAGGALLAAIPK, encoded by the exons ATGCTGT ataAAATTGGTCTCGGAGCTGCTGCTGGCCTAG CGGTTGCCACCCTTGGGATCCCTGTGGCAGTTGGAATGCTGGGTTTCAAAGGTGCTGGAATAGCAGCTGGATCCGCAGCTGCAAAGGTTATGTCGGCAGCTGCCATTGCCAACGGTGGAGGAGCGGCTGCCGGGGGTGCTGTGGCCACCTTGCAGTCAGTTG GTGCTGCGGGTCTATCAGTTGCTACAAAAGCTGCAATAACAGCTGGAGGAGCCTTGCTGGCTGCCATTCCAAAATGA